In Lycium ferocissimum isolate CSIRO_LF1 chromosome 7, AGI_CSIRO_Lferr_CH_V1, whole genome shotgun sequence, the sequence TGTTTTATCATAACTTTCTCACTTTTGTTAGTTCTCATTTTCatattgctttgatatgcttatcCTTATCTGACTTTTTTGTCCTGTTTTGTCTTGAGCCGACGGTCTTAAGGAAATAGcctccctacctttcaaggtggaataaggtctgcgtacactttaccctccatAGACCCTAAAGGTAGGGATAAGATCtgcatatatattatttatactgtgtacatattttataaactatacggtcaattttctcttttttacaGGCACTGAACCAAAATTATTTAACATGAAGGTGTAATAGAGTACATGGTTATACGTGTCCCCTTGCCGTGGGCTTCACGGTAATAAAAAACAAATAGTAATAAACTTTACCGGCCAACCTGAGTGTCACTGAAAATTAAAGCAGAGCAAAAGCCTCAAGATTTCCccagaaaattcaagaaaaccccAAGTTAATTTTCTGCAAGATTTAACCTTTAACTCAATAATAATAAAGTAAACATCTTCACAAATCATATTCCAATCTTGGAAACTAGGTATGCATATTCAAGAACCCTTTTACTTGTCACCACATATCTTTGTGCtagtgctctttttttttttttttactgcatCTTTCCTTTTTGGGAAACATAGTGTTTATCTTAACTACTTCACTTAGCAAGCTCAAGAATATCTCTTTGTTTTGTAAAGTTAAGATCTTTGAAAAAGATGGGATTTTTTCTTATGCTTATTGAAAACTTTCTTAGTTTCTCCATCATTTTGctgaaattaaaatttaaaaagggtGGTTTTTTTCTTTAAGATATGATGACCCTTTGCAGTAATTAGTTCAGTGAATATCTCTTTGTTTTGCAAAGTTAAGATCTTTGACAAAGATGGGATTTTTTCTTATGCTTATTAAAGACTTTCTTATAAGTTTCTCCATTATTTTGGTGAAATTCCAGTAAAAGGGTGTTCTTTTTAAGGGATGATAATGGCCATTTACAGTAATTAGCTCAGTGaatatctctctctctttttttttttgggcaaagTTAAGATCTTTGAGATAGATTATGATTATTAAAGCTTTCTTGGTTTCTAAATAGTTCCAGTTTTCTCCATTATTTTGCTGAAATGTCCATTAAAAAGGGTATTCTTTTTAAGGGATAATGATGGCCATTTGCAGTAATTAGCTTAGTGAACATCTCTTTATTTTGCAAAGTTAAGATCTTTGAGAAAGATGGGGTAATTTTTTATGCTTATTTAAGCTTTCTTGGCTTCTAAACTGATATGATGGTTTCAGTTTTATCCATCATTTTGCTGAAATGtccattaaaaaaaagtcttctttttaaGAGATGATGAGTTATCTAAGTGAATATCTCTTTATTTTGCAAAATTATGATCTTTGAGAAAGATTGGTTTTTTCCTAATGCCTTATTTTAAAGCTTTCTTGGTTTATAAACTGGCAGGATGGTTCCACTTTTCTCCATCATTTTGCTGAAATGTCCATAAAAAGGGGTCTTTTTTTTAAGGGATGATGGCCCTTTGCAGTTAGCTCAGTGAATATCTCTttgttttgaaagttaagatCTTTGAGAAAGACTGGAtcttttcttattattattgaaGCTTTCTCAGTTTTGCTGAAATGTCCATTAAAAAGGGTCTTCTTGTTAAGGGATGATGATGACCATTTGCAGCTGTCACTCTGAGTTTATTTAGAAAAGCAACTGTTGTGGCTGCAACAATTTGGGTTATGTCTGTTCTGCTTATTCAATTCTTCAACTAGCCTATTTCTAAATTGACTGGCTCATGTTAAAGTTGTCCCTTTTACTGTATTAAACTATGTTATTTTATGTAAATGCATTGATTAAATCCACAAGTTATTATAATAGCTGCAAAGCTAAAGGCATCATCAATTTCAGATTCTTACTGACAATGGGTGCTTCAGAAGCAGCCCTACAACTTTTATCCGGCGAGCTTTCATGTCAAGTCAGGACAAGTTCTATCTTGGCGAAATCAAACTCTTTACTTTGTTATGAGCgttgttttaaaagtataaatCACGGGGACTTGAGGTATATGCAGATAAAGGGTTTAAGTAAGTGGAGAAGTTGCTCAAGGTTAAATGCTTTTCGTGGCTTACATAGTGTTTTCCGCGGAGAAAAGCCTCATAATCGGTCCAATTCGTTGATCTGTAATTGCCAACAACCTGAAAGAGTCAGTGAGACAATCATTAAAGGTGGAAATGGAAAATCAATGCACACTGCGAGTTCGAAGATTCCAAATCATACTCCAGATGAAGAGATCAAGAAACAGGAAAATGGAACTAGGCCTTTCAATGAAGGTTTTAAAACTGCTGCCGCAGTTAATGGTAAGCCTAGAACCAGCACGGAGTCTATTGAGGATGAAGCGTGGCACTACTTGCGAGCTGCTATGGTTTATTACTGTGGCACCCCAGTTGGAACTATAGCTGCTAATGATCTAAGTGAAGCAACTATTTTAAACTATGATCAAGTATTTATACGTGATTTTATACCTTCTGGGATAGCTTTCCTACTAAAAGGAGAGTATGATATCGTGAAGAACTTCATACTTCACACGCTTCAGTTGCAGGTAAAATGACTCTAGTTATCTCAATCAACTACTTTGTTTGGTGTTCAGCTTTGCCTGCTTTCATATTGGAATTCGATGTTTGTTGTAATGCactttaacatttttttttttttttgtatttatttatgagGATGATAATTCAGTTGTAATTGGATTCCTTTCAGTAGCATCATATGTTTCTGTGCTCATAGTAACAATTTTGTCACGTTCTACTCCCCAAAATATAGAATATATGCAGTCTCTCTGCTGGAAAATTTCCCTCCAATTAAGCAATTGTGTGTAATATCTACTGCTTTGCTGGCCCCTGGTATAATTAACTTTCTTAGCTATTCCCTAGTTACTTCGTTTGAACTGCTGTTCTTGTTTTTATACATACCGCATACTTCTTTAACATGCATAATATATAACTTCCATGTGTTGCATGTTGTCTGATTAGCTGCAATGAAATGTAATTCACGTGAAAGGTGGCTCTTTTTGAACCTTAGGTTGCCATTAGCAATAGTTCTACAGTACAATGTATAAGCAAAATGCTTGACTTGCGCGAGATTCATTTAGGAGAATCACTTATCTTAACTTGGTGAGGTTGGAAAAGTTTCTGTCATAAGTTTTTGGCATTGTAAGCACCTTTTTCTATGTCAAACAGAGTTGGGAGAAAACAATGGATTGCTATAGTCCAGGTCAAGGACTTATGCCAGCCAGCTTCAAAGTGCGTACGGTTCCACTTGATAATGACGAATATGCAACAGAAGATGTATTGGATCCAGACTTCGGTGAGGCAGCAATTGGTCGAGTTGCACCTGTTGATTCAGGTGATCATTAGTAACTTTTGATGCATTTTTTTATAGAAAGTTTTATGGTTATCTGTAGATTTTGagatttatattatttttgaattaattccAGGATTGTGGTGGATTATATTGCTTCGAGCATACGGGAAATGCTCTGGAGATCTTTCTCTTCAGGAGAGGGTTGATGTCCAAACTGGAATAAAGATGGTCCTTAGGCTATGTCTCGCAGATGgttttgatatgtttccgactTTGCTGGTGACTGACGGTTCTTGCATGATAGATCGCCGCATGGGAATCCATGGCCACCCTCTGGAAATTCAGGTCTTTTCATTTTCCCTGTCTGCATGCAAGgttgtcatatcttttatcGAAATCAGTTATTTGATGTATTAAACTCTAAAATGCTATCTCCTTTTTATGTTTTTCCTGTTTTTGGAAACATTGTCATTGACATGTTACCTCCCACACCTATCTGACCTCTCTGATTAATCATGTCAAAGACCTAACATCTAACTTTTGATATGAGGGTGATACTCATCCTGACAACCTCTCACCGTAGATGATAACTATGAAACTAATATATCAAATTGACGCCTATTTGATTGATTTTTAGGAAACGGAGGAGCACGTTCTCTCTGATTACATAGTCTatgacctcccctataaatttgTGTTAAGTACCACCATCATTGGAATGATCTCAGCAGAACGTGCAAGTTTATTCTCAGAATTTATACCAGATGCAATTACCTTTATTAACAAATACAATCGAGGAGGAGACGAAAGGAAAGGTCAAATTATTCATGTTTAGATATAGATACTCACTTAGGGCTGGCAAAATGGTTAAAAAAACAAGTAACTATCCGATCCCGACCcattagacatgttttggataaCTGACTTCTTAAAAGTGGATCAAATGTGGATCAAGTAACCCATTTTTTATCCGTGTTAAATATGGGTGGATCAGATATTTTATTCGTTTTTCTTTAACTCGTTATGGAACCACCCATATCTGATCTGACCCGCCCATTTTCCACTCCTATACTCATTGTAGGTTCTAAGCTATCACATTGCATAGCCAATATTGTGTGATAGGTTACATTATGTTTATTAGTTGTACATATGCCAGGTAGTGTTACAAactttttatttcattccatcGCTTCGTCTAGACATGTGTTTGTATCTCTTCTTCTCTTCCTAGGAGGTTCTGCATAATTATGTGCATGACGTTTCATGCTTTGCAGGCGTTATATTATTCAGCCTTACTCTGTGCACGGGAGATGCTTTCTCCAGAGGAAGAATCAACAGACCTTGTTAGAGCACTTAACAATCGCCTGTTAGCATTGTCATTTCATATTAGGGAATACTACTGGATCGATGTGACAAAATTGAACGAGATTTATAGATACAAAACAGAGGAATATTCATACGACGCAATCAATAAGTTTAATATATATCCAGATCAAATTCCTCCCTGGCTGGTCGAATGGATGCCTAGTAAAGGGGGCTATCTTATCGGAAACTTGCAGCCAGCTCACATGGACTTCCGGTTCTTTTCACTCGGGAACTTATGGTCCATTGTAAGCAGTCTCGCTAACATAGATCAGTCTCATGCTATTTTAGATCTTATTGAAGCCAAATGGGAGGACTTAGTAGCTGATATGCCACTGAAGATATGTTATCCTGCTCTTGAAGGCCAGGAATGGCGCATTATTACTGGTGGTGATCCGAAAAACACGTAatgccttcttttcttttcttttttcttctaatgTGTATGTTGTTTTCTATCCTCGTTGTAATTTACCTTGCTGATAATTTTTTATTCTATTGGTGCAGGCCTTGGTCTTATCATAATGGAGGATCCTGGCCAACTTTGCTCTGGCAGGTAAGTTATCATTCTTTAGTGTGCACACCTCTGATTTCATGCTTTCAGTAATTCCACGTTCTTTTTGACATTTATTATatgaaaatacattaaatataaaaattcaaaaGGAACTGAAAAAATGTATGACAGCTAAAGTTAAATATCTGAATTTAATTACAAACAAATAACACACGCACTTGTATGTATCTATAGATAtaagatatatatgtaatacgatatatgtatgtacgtgcgttatataaaggaataaatttaaaatGAGCATGGGTCACGGTCAAGTGAACCTAGAGATGAGTCTTAGCTTCACCTTTTAAAATATTGGAGGTGATCTCTAGTAGCTTCACCTTTTAAAATATTGGAGGTGATCTCTAGTATAAGGAGGAGTGGCACCAGCATTTCCATCTGTAGGGGCAAAATGCGTAAAAGCTCCAGATCAGAATCTAGTCCACATTCCAAACACCTATTCGTCTTGTGTTCCGTCAACTTATTCCTATGATTTACAGAGTCACCACTATGAGTGTTTCACGCACAAATGAACGAGAGTGGTGTTCACAAGTTTAATATACTGCATTATGTTggaatgaaattttattttgtgtcaGATATAGTGCGGTTGTTATGGAAAGTGTCTGTTCTATTTGTTTACCGCTTAAGTTTAAAAATGCCTTCAGCAGCAGATAGAGTGGTCAATGATCTTGCGATAAATCCATAGATGATAAGATCAAAACATCATATTATAGTGACAAAAACAGGGTCTTACAATTTTACTAGTGATTTTATTTAATCATAAAAAGATTTGAAAATTGATTCCTTTATTAGTGCTTTCATGTCTTGTTGGCACTCGAGTCACGTTAATAAAATTTGTGCAATGGATGAGTTATACATGTGTTAGATGTAATATAAGAATAAGGCCAATCAGAAGTATATAACTCTTGACTGAAATAATATTGTCGTCTCGTGTGCGCATTCACAGAAATGTTCTAATATAGAGTATTCAAATGTGGAACTGTTTTCAGCTTACTGTGGCATGCATAAAAATGAAGAGGCCTGAAATCGCTGAAAAAGCAATTAAGATTGCGGAGAGACGCTTATCCAGAGACAGATGGCCCGAATACTATGATACAAAGCGAGGAGGGTTCATTGGGAAACAGGCACGTCTCTTTCAGACATGGTCTATTGCAGGATACCTAGTGGCAAAGCTGCTTATTGCTACTCCAGAGGCTGCAAAGATGGTAATCAATGTGGAAGATACAGATCTTCTAAGTGCCTTTTCAAACATTCTGAGTTCGAATCCAAGGCGAAAACGTTCACGAAAAGGAGTCAAACAGTCTTACAtcatatgaaatttttatttttcttccttgATCAAGCCTTCATGTAATACTGGCGTGAGATGAGCTCAAATGAAACGATAATAGTCAGTGAAGATCCATATGGTCGACTCCAACTTGCTCGTGATTGAAGCTTATTTGCTGTTGTTACTTGAGTTCTTTGTATAGTTACTGTATCTGTGAGATATACATATTAGTGTTAAAATTTTGTTCCCTCTTATAAATTAGCCATAGTCTCAGCACATTGtatctgatttttctttttttattttcagctgattttcttttctccttttcaCTTCCCTGTCCCTGCTTGTAGTAGTTATCTCCACAATGATGATCTGGTTGCCAATGAGATCTAGTTTTCTTTCTCATCCTACATGGATATCTAAGTAGGCACTTGGACATATTAAGTGCAAACattgaaatattatttgcaaattGTTTGTTTGCCAATTTTCTTCATTATTCCAAACTAAAATAGaggatttgaagttgaaaaagttTGTGTTCGATTCTCTTCTATTTTTCTATCTCCCATCTATCTATGAAGTTATTTACTAGCCGATTCAGGGCAAgtcaaataacatcaaaagTGTTAATGTGAAAAGATGGAATGTCTAATATCTTTTTTACCCGGAGAACTAACTCAAGTTTCATCTTTGTGAGATCGTCAATATTGTACCAAAGGCATTTTTAGAGTATACCAAATCAGTAATAAGGACCTCATAACAAGCAATAGCTGAAGCTCAAACTTAAAAAGTGCTATTAAGAAGCCTTTACCATAAAGATGGTCAAGATGTGATCATTAATCAAAAGAAGCATTGTGCCAGTGTTGCTGACGAAGTTCTCTCGACTGAATAAGAAATTTCACACACTTCATGGAATTGGGATTTGAAAAAATGCATGTGCTTCTCGTATCAAGCTTGTATACTCTGCTACAGTCAGGCAGAGATACATTTGCTCTATTAACTTTGTCAGTAGTTTTACAGCatatctattttatttttattttttatttttatttttgcaataATGGTGGTGTTTGAGCCATTTTGTGTCTACCTCTTCAACGGGTGCTTGGTACTTTAGACTTCTCACCCATGCGGGAGCCAGGATTTCATACAAGTGGATTAAAAATATCACACTTGGGATTTAAACCTACGACCTAAAACAATTTTTGCACCTCTTTGCCACTTCACTAGAATTTTCCCGCGTGTCAAGGGGATTAACACCTTTTATATAACCAAAAGAACTAGTTTTTACCCAATTTGCGCAGTATAAGTTTCCAGCTAGAGGGATTTACTAGCTCCCCCTGCTTCCCACCACATAAGGAAAATAGCATgtgcaaaaaagaaaatgtctcaTGACCAAAGATCTTCAGCAGAGCTCAGCAGAATCGGCAGGTGCTAGTGGGTCATTTTATCTACAAGACCTACTTCACAAGCGAGCAAAGGGGGAGATGGGAAACAGGACAAAGTACATGGAGTAATGTCAAGAAGGTCCATAGTTAACCTTTAAATTTCTATTTGTAGACATCTTTGCTTCACTTGTCAGgtcaacaatcaacataaaactGTGCATACCATGGGCCAGATAGACCGGAATCTGGCTATACAAGTCGCGGTAGTTCAAACAATGAGCAAAGAGTGCATGCTATATGCTTTGAATAACCAACTGCCTAGTTGGCAGTAAGAATACTGGTGATAAAAATAGACCTTGAACCTAAATTTTGTTCTCTGCCACAATGCTTTCCAACAGTGAATCACAAGCATCTTCAAGCAGATCTAGTACCTGTGAGCAAGTGTTGGAGTTGAGCATTAGATACATGTCGCTGGCAGGAAGCATCAACCACAAGATTAATCGCTAACAAAAGCAAACTATGACTAACCCTAGTAAATAGTGTCAACACATAATATACAAACAGTACCAGCAAAACACCATcatattaaattaataataaggtCAGCACCCACAAGTGTGGCCTATTGGTCAATTAAGTGTTTTGAGAACTAATGAGGTCCCAGGTTTAAATCTCAGCGGAGGCAAAATACTAGGTGCTTCTTCCTATCAGTCCAAGCCTTGGTGGGTAGAGTTATCAGGTACCTGTCTTGGTGTAAGGTAGGAGGTACCCGGTGGAATTAGCCGCACCGTGTTGGTGGGAGGTAACAGGTCCCGTGGAATTAGTTGAGGTGCGGCGcaatacaaacaacaacaacatacccagtgataATAATAGGGTCTTTTTAAGAGCTTCAGAAATGTCCATTTGTAGAAACTCGTCACTGCAAAAGAGTTTTCCTATCTGTAGACATCATTTAacagaaaagaaaagacaatTTGTGCTTGGCTTATTGAGAAGACCTTGAGAAAGTACAAATGTATCCAAATTTCCATTTGGTTGCCTAAGCTTTCCCGAGAAATCCTTTTCGTGCACCATCTGAAACATGAATTTCTAGATTTTCTTCTAGATATAAAGTCCTTGTAACAACATTCGAGTTCTTAGTGAGATCTCCAAAATGCCTCCTTGATTGGATTTTCCTaattaaataattcaaaatgaTCCTTGTCGATAGCCTACAAATTTTTGGACTATTTTGTCCTATGTTCTTTCTTGAAGATACCTATAAAAGTTCTAAGGctgaagaaaatggaatgaaaAGACAAGCATCAGGACTCATATGTAGGACTATTTCATAAGACATGTAGGTTCTACAACGAACAAAAAGAGGCCTTTAGATTTAAAATCATGTGGGTGgagcaggggcggagctacacACACCCAAGGGTGGTCAGATGAACACCCTCCGTCGGAAAAAAATTCCGGGTATATAGGTTAATAATAGATATTTTGGACATATACTAACTATTGAACACCCTTGACAAAGAAGAGAGAGATAGCCCAGCAGCTAAGGGTGTTCAAATCTTACTTAGAGGTGCGGGTTCGCGCCTTGGCTCCTAcaatttgctttttttttttttttttttcctgtttagAATTTAGTGTTTGACTTTGCTCGGGCAAAGGTCAGTCTTGCACCTTCAAATTATTCATGcgctgcttttttttttttcctcacccATCCCCTGGCCTAAAAGTATGAACACCCTTAATAAAAATCCTGGTTCGGCCACTGGGGTGGAGTCCCAAGGGGTTTGCTGACATGGTTTACGGTTGGTGGAACTCGTTTGTAGATAGGGGATTCCTGATAATGTGTTGGCTAGGACGCTGAAGATACTAAATTAAAATTGAGGAGTGAAAGACGTTTGGATATGATTCTGCTGAagttagaaaagaaaaggagtatttgaagttgaagttgaaaaagggTATTTGGAATCCTTCAGATGCCCTGAGAAAAAGAGAACATGCTGAATAAAATAATGGCTTTCGTAATGTGAGCAAAGGGATTTATCAGACTGAGAAATGGCAGAGAAACCTGATGCTGTTACGGAACTACAAGAAGTGGAAAAGCTGGAAGAGATATCCTGGAGATAAAAGTCTATTATCTTGTGGCTGAAGTCTACTGACAAAAATTCTTCTAAAAGATGGCAAACATGCATAGCCGGCATAATCTAATAGACATATAAAAATTTGTTATGAAATCAAACTAAAAGAACAACAATATTGAAAGAAGTGTAAGACCATTGAGAGggatataacttcttgatttcTTTCGTGCGAACATAACATAAGTTCCAACGTCTCAGTTTGTAAGCCTTCCATTGGGCGGTGCAAAGTTCACATGGAACAGGGTGGATAAATCAAGGTCCAAATGAGGATTTGACACATTCCTGGTTTCTACTAATTAGGAGATGGTGCCGAACATGGTTCAAGTACCTTTACTCAAACTTGCTTCAGACTATTTACCATCTTGCTAGACTCTACCAAAGTGAGAAGAAGACAGATTCCTTTCACATTTTTTGAACATGATTCCTTTCACGTTTTTTGAACATGTAATTGAATGAGAGACTCTGGAGGTAGAAAGTCACAGTGGTGAGGCAGTCATCAAGTCATTTGACTCATTCTGTCTAGCAAGGAACCGAAGCTCTTGAAGGGAATGGAACAAGGAGGTGTTGCGGAGGCTTGAGGTTAGGACAAGGGAGTTAATGAATGACTTCAGAGAGATTGAGGGACTGGAAAGGGTTAGGGCTATGTTGCTCGAACTCTTCAAAATGCCTTCGGCTGCGTGTCGGATACTCCAAAAGTAGTACATTtgttggaggatccgacacggatgtggcaatattttttaagagtccaagcaacatagGGTTAGTGAGTTAGAAGAATGGGAAAATGAGAAGGTAAGAAGTGAAGGGAGAGTTAGATATGAGGGCTATAACTCAAGTGACCATTCCTTGTTTTTTTGTTCTCCGTGCCGCCTAAGCTATTAGGATGAAAGGAAATATAAGGTGAGAAACTGGATAAGTTTCTATTGAATTAGGATTTAATGCATGTAAAGATAAGTACAGCGGCTATGCTGTGCACCTTTCAATGGCACTAGTTTTGCAAGAGTAGTCTTCTACCACAAGAAAAGGACAGCAGGCTATATGATAGATAACATATAAACTAAGCATAGTAAGTCACTGGCTCATAATTTCGGAAAACACATAAATTAGAgtttttttcttcattctcCTAAAGTGTTGAGGACAAACTCAATGATCTATCTTGTTTATTATCCACTCTTTCCATGAAAATGTGATTAACAATAGTGTATAAGAGCTCTGGGTCTTTAAAAACATTATGCTGCTGTATTTTCTGAGGTATAACTTGGCATAGTCTTATTAACTTCCTAATTCAAGCCAATTGAACATAATCTTTTGTGTTATAACTATGAAAATACTCCAACATTAAAGTTTACAAAATAAGTACTGTGAGATTCTCCTCTATAGCTAGAAGCAAGAAGCCTTCTGCCATCTAAAATGTGAAAATCATGCAGCTTTTGGGTTATTTCTCATGTCGTAACAAGATAGATGGGTTATGAGATTATCACACATTACCTTCTCAAAACCTTGAGCTCCACCATAGTAAGGGTCTGGAACTTCAGTTTCATCATGCTTCTTACAGTAGGAACACATCAAGCGAACCTTTTCAGCTGCATCAGCTGGCAATGGCTCTCTATGGATCCACCTCTCCAGAGCCCCAAGTATATCAGCTGTGagttaaaaaaacaaatcagtTCTTGATACAGTACATATGTACAAGATAGGCCCAAATATAAGGCACCCAAGGTGTGGCCTAGTGATCAATGAAGTGGATtaagaaccatgaggtctcggGTTCAAAAACAAGTGGAGGCAAAACTACAAGGTACTTTTTTCGTATTTGTCCAAGCCTTGGTCCGTGGAATTAGTCCAGGTACAAGCAAGCTGACCCGACCCCacggttattaaaaaaaaaaagaacccaaTAAGAAAGAAGAGCTAGAAACCCATAACCCAGAATTTGACAAAGGGGCTGTGCAAAAACCCACCTTTGTTTTGCTCATCCATAGCAAGAATGAGATCAAAATCTTTGAAATCAGAAGGCCTAATCGGCCTAGATATAGAAGTTATCGCAACTCCACGTCTTTTAGCAGCAGCCCTCATTCTTGGGTCAGCATCATTCCCCTTTAAGACAATCAAAAACAAACAGCAAACATAATCAACTCCAAGAAATGCCAAAACCATAAAAAGTTACAAATTTTTCAGACACCACGTGGATGTACCTCATGATAATTGATAGTACCCGCAGAATCAATCTTAAACTACCAATTTTATTGACACACGAGTGGAAATACCTCACGGTAATCAATATTACCAGCAGAATCAATCTTAAATTACAAATATTACAGACACCCAAGTAGAAATACCTCAAGATAATTAACAGTACCAGCAGAATCATTTTTGAATCACAAATCTTACAGACACCCTAGTGGAAAaacctcaacaacaacaacaacatacccagtaaaatcccacaagtggggtctggggagggtagagtgtacgtagaccttacccctgccttggagaggttgtttccgataaacCCTCGGCTCAGGataaagcaaaaacaaaacaggttaaaaaggaaaaaggaacagAAACTACAGCAAAACAGTACGCTAAGCAAATAACACAAGATAGTAGATAGTAACAAAAATCAAAGGATTAAAAACTACATGAGAAATACTACGACTACTAGTAAGGAAAGAAAAGTGAGGCAATGCTCTAccacctactaaccttctatcctaatccgtgttctccacaacctcctacctaaggtcatgtcctcggtaagctgtaaCTGCGCCATGCCCTGTCTAATCACTTCTCCCCAATATTTCTTCggtctacctctacctctcctaaagccatccatagtcaacctctcacacctccacACTGGGGCATCCGCACGTCTCTTCATATGCCCGAACCATCtaagcctcgcttcccgcatcttgtcctccatcAAGGCCACTCCCACTTTGTCCTGGATATCTTCacttctaatcctatctctactagtatgcccacacatccaccgtAGCATCCTCATGATAGTTAATAGTACAAGCGGAATCAATCTcaaattacaaaatttacaGACACCCAAGTGGAAATACCTCATGATAATTAGTAATAGTGATAGCAGAATCATTTACAGACACCCAAGTGGAAATACTTCATAATAATCAGTAGTACCATCAGAATCAAACttaaaaattacaaatttaGAGACACCCAAGTGGAAGTACCTCATGATAATCCATACTACCGGAAGAATCAATCTTAAATTACAAATTTTACAGACACCAAGTGGAATACCTCATGATAATTAATAATACTAGcaaaatcaatccaaaaccataaaaagaaacaaatttaaCAGACACCCAAGTAGAAATACCTCATGATAACTAATAGTACCAGCAGAATCATTCCAAAACCAT encodes:
- the LOC132065448 gene encoding uncharacterized protein LOC132065448 isoform X2 yields the protein MRAAAKRRGVAITSISRPIRPSDFKDFDLILAMDEQNKADILGALERWIHREPLPADAAEKVRLMCSYCKKHDETEVPDPYYGGAQGFEKVLDLLEDACDSLLESIVAENKI
- the LOC132065447 gene encoding neutral/alkaline invertase 3, chloroplastic-like isoform X1; protein product: MLFYVNALIKSTSYYNSCKAKGIINFRFLLTMGASEAALQLLSGELSCQVRTSSILAKSNSLLCYERCFKSINHGDLRYMQIKGLSKWRSCSRLNAFRGLHSVFRGEKPHNRSNSLICNCQQPERVSETIIKGGNGKSMHTASSKIPNHTPDEEIKKQENGTRPFNEGFKTAAAVNGKPRTSTESIEDEAWHYLRAAMVYYCGTPVGTIAANDLSEATILNYDQVFIRDFIPSGIAFLLKGEYDIVKNFILHTLQLQSWEKTMDCYSPGQGLMPASFKVRTVPLDNDEYATEDVLDPDFGEAAIGRVAPVDSGLWWIILLRAYGKCSGDLSLQERVDVQTGIKMVLRLCLADGFDMFPTLLVTDGSCMIDRRMGIHGHPLEIQALYYSALLCAREMLSPEEESTDLVRALNNRLLALSFHIREYYWIDVTKLNEIYRYKTEEYSYDAINKFNIYPDQIPPWLVEWMPSKGGYLIGNLQPAHMDFRFFSLGNLWSIVSSLANIDQSHAILDLIEAKWEDLVADMPLKICYPALEGQEWRIITGGDPKNTPWSYHNGGSWPTLLWQLTVACIKMKRPEIAEKAIKIAERRLSRDRWPEYYDTKRGGFIGKQARLFQTWSIAGYLVAKLLIATPEAAKMVINVEDTDLLSAFSNILSSNPRRKRSRKGVKQSYII
- the LOC132065447 gene encoding neutral/alkaline invertase 3, chloroplastic-like isoform X2; protein product: MGASEAALQLLSGELSCQVRTSSILAKSNSLLCYERCFKSINHGDLRYMQIKGLSKWRSCSRLNAFRGLHSVFRGEKPHNRSNSLICNCQQPERVSETIIKGGNGKSMHTASSKIPNHTPDEEIKKQENGTRPFNEGFKTAAAVNGKPRTSTESIEDEAWHYLRAAMVYYCGTPVGTIAANDLSEATILNYDQVFIRDFIPSGIAFLLKGEYDIVKNFILHTLQLQSWEKTMDCYSPGQGLMPASFKVRTVPLDNDEYATEDVLDPDFGEAAIGRVAPVDSGLWWIILLRAYGKCSGDLSLQERVDVQTGIKMVLRLCLADGFDMFPTLLVTDGSCMIDRRMGIHGHPLEIQALYYSALLCAREMLSPEEESTDLVRALNNRLLALSFHIREYYWIDVTKLNEIYRYKTEEYSYDAINKFNIYPDQIPPWLVEWMPSKGGYLIGNLQPAHMDFRFFSLGNLWSIVSSLANIDQSHAILDLIEAKWEDLVADMPLKICYPALEGQEWRIITGGDPKNTPWSYHNGGSWPTLLWQLTVACIKMKRPEIAEKAIKIAERRLSRDRWPEYYDTKRGGFIGKQARLFQTWSIAGYLVAKLLIATPEAAKMVINVEDTDLLSAFSNILSSNPRRKRSRKGVKQSYII
- the LOC132065448 gene encoding uncharacterized protein LOC132065448 isoform X1; the encoded protein is MMRSILNSTLTIPTTSKLPNCHHTYYATHHSLKLPFLNIHIPSNKYTFHLKESHKRVIIKASMESTTDQNTKPFSVLFVCLGNICRSPAAEGVFTDLVQKKGLDSKFKIDSAGTINYHEGNDADPRMRAAAKRRGVAITSISRPIRPSDFKDFDLILAMDEQNKADILGALERWIHREPLPADAAEKVRLMCSYCKKHDETEVPDPYYGGAQGFEKVLDLLEDACDSLLESIVAENKI